Genomic window (Streptomyces sp. LX-29):
GGATGTGCTCCGTACCGATGTAGTTGTGGCCGAGCTGGAGGGCCTCGCGGAGCGACAGCTCCAAGACCTTCTTGGCACGAGGAGTGAAGGGGATGTGACCGGACGGGGCCTGCTGCCCCTGGCCGATGATCTCCTCCACCTGCTGGCGGACCGCCTCGAGCGAAATCCCGAGGCTCTCCAGGGCCTTAGCGGCGACACCCTCACCCTCGTGGATCAGGCCCAGGAGGATGTGCTCAGTGCCGATGTAGTTGTGGTTGAGCATCCGGGCTTCTTCCTGAGCCAGGACGACAACCCGCCGCGCGCGGTCGGTGAACCTCTCGAACATCGTTAATCGCTCCTCAGAGCGGTCAGAAAGATCGGGGACGATCCCCTCCCTGTCCTTCCGCATGCTAGTCCCGCTACGGGGACAGCTCATTCCATCTGCCGACACCCGTCCGGATCACCCCCGCTTCCGCGAGGAAATCTCCTGCCCGGAACAGCCGACAACTGCTCCAACCCGATGGTGCGAGACGTTGTTCCCGCAGGCCAGGCATCTGGGCCCGCCATCACTACGCCGATGGCGAACGCGCGCTGCCCGACACGCGGAGCCGTCCCTCCCACTAGCACTGTCTTACCCGCAAGGAGTGACACTCCATGCGGCGTGGGCCGGTTCCCTCAGCTACGGGCGAACAACCTTGCGCCCCTTCACTGCCCCCTGCCACCCCCGGAACGGACACCGGGCGCACGCAAGTGGGCACCAAACGTAACCTCGGGATGATTTCCGGAGTTCATCCGGACATGACTCCGACTCCGGACATCCCCGACCGTCGCGTCATTCATCTCCACTCTTGCACTCGGCCCGCCATTCCGCGCCCCAGGGCGCCCCGCGGCGAGGTCCTGCGGCGGTGGTACGAGCGCGAGCTGGGTTGGCCGTCGGTCGGCGACGATCCGGTCGAGCTGCTCACCGGGGTCCGCTTCGACGCCCTGGAGCTGCCGCTGGCGGCGGGCCGCGCGGTGCTGCGCCGGGTGGCGCGGACCGGTCCGGTCGCGGCGCGGGGTGCCAGGATGTGGCTGCTGGTGGCCGCGGGCGGCGCGGAGGAGCTGCCGGGGCTGCTCGACTGGCTGGAGTGGGGCGGGGTCCGGCTGGACCTGACCGCGCTTGGGGAGGGCGGCCGGA
Coding sequences:
- a CDS encoding SCO3374 family protein, which encodes MTPTPDIPDRRVIHLHSCTRPAIPRPRAPRGEVLRRWYERELGWPSVGDDPVELLTGVRFDALELPLAAGRAVLRRVARTGPVAARGARMWLLVAAGGAEELPGLLDWLEWGGVRLDLTALGEGGRITAPSPVPAGVPTGLGDPGAPGALGGREPQEAAVWLRPPQPGCGVEPMLPMTGFGGDGGAPDLVRLVGAAATECHRVRLLNARSGQPFAFSYASRTVAGTRPRSLTS